Genomic segment of Flavobacteriales bacterium:
TATTTTCGAACGACGCGGCAAAGTGGACGTAAATGGAAAAGGTTGATTGACATGGATTTTGTACATTTGGCGTAATTTTTTGTTATGAAAATTCTCAAGCTGGCGTTTGTCGCTTTGTTTTTAAGTATCCCGTTTCTATGTCAATCTCAAACCAAGCGATTGGACTCGTTACTCAGCGTATGGCACAGCACGACTAAATCAGATAGCATTAGAATAAGTTCCTACCAAGAATATTTGAATCTTAAATACGCCCAAAAACCAGATTCTGGTCTGTTAATGATTAAGGAGTTGGAAGAATTTGCAACTCAAAAAAACGAAAAATATGGCTTGGCAAACGCCATGATGTATAAAGCCACATTGCTCGATAAAATTGGAAGACTTGATGAGTCTATTGAATTAAACCAAAAGGCAAAGAAAATATTTATTGAGTTGAAAGACTCTGCAAAATTGGGACTAATTATGCTAAACATAGGGGCTAGTTATTCTACTTTGGGAAATCAAAAAGAAGGATTGTATTATGCAAAACAAGCACTTGACATTTACAAAAAAACCAAGAATAGCCAATTGGTTGTGGCCACAAATAATTTAGCAACAATTTACCACAAAATGGGCGACTACAACAGTGCCATAAAATATTATCAAGAGGCACTGGAATTGAACAAAAAGAAAAACAATGCTAAAATGCAAGCGTCGCTAAATATAAATCTTGGTGGACTATACACCGACATATTGAATGATTATGCCAAAGGGCTACAATATTTTGAAGAAGGTTTAACTATTTCCAGAAAAAATAATCTGAAATCGTATGAAGGTTTGTGTTTGCTAAATATGGCCGTAAATTATGATAAAAGAAAACTCAAAGATAAAAGCAAAACGTTGCTCAATGAGGCCATTATGTGCTTCGAAAAAGTTGGAGACGAACAAAAATTAAACTACTGCAGAGGGCTAATGGCCGATCATTACATTGCAGAAAAAGAGTATAACAAGGCAAAAGTGTTGTTGGATTCTATAATGTATTTTGCAAAAGAAACCGACAACGAAGGGTTGATTATGCTTACAAATCAATCGTATGGTATTATATGTCAGAATCAGGGAAAATTAGAGTTAGCCAAATCACACTTTCTTTTGGCATATCAACTTGCCAATAAACTTCAAGAATTCACTTCTCAATCGGAATTAAGTGAGAGTTTATATGAAGTGTACAAACAATTGAAAGATTACAAGAATGCTCTTTATTATTTTGAGGAGTCTAAAATGTATTACGACTCCTTAAATCAAAATGATGTTGCAAAAAAAATGCAGCAGCTCGAATTTGATAAAAAACTGTTTGCAGATAGTTTGAAGCAAGCCCATGAAAAACAAGAATTGGAACTTTTGCACAAACAAGAAATAACCAAACAAAATAGAATCCGTAACACACTCATTGGTGTTGGACTTTTTGCCTTGCTCTTGGCGGGAGGGTTTTTTAGTCGTTGGAAGTATGTAAAACATACCAATGAGATTATTGCCTCCGAAAAAGAACGGTCTGATAATTTATTGCTCAATATTTTACCTGCCGAAGTAGCCGAAGAACTCAAACAAAAGGGTGAAGCAGAAGCACAAGATTTTAATGAAGTAACCGTTTTGTTTACCGATTTTGTGTCGTTTACTAAAAAATCAGAAAGCATGACGGCTCAGGATTTGGTTTCCGAAATAAATTATTTTTTCAAAGCATTTGACGAAATAAGCACCAAATACAACATCGAAAAAATTAAAACCATTGGTGATGCATACATGGCCGCAGGTGGGCTTCCCGTTCCGTCAGCCAATTCGGCAGTGAATACAGTGCTGGCAGGATTGGAAATGCAACAATTTGTTTTAGACTACCAAAAAAAGCAACGTTCCGAAGGCAAAGAACTCTTTGAAATGAGGGCAGGAATAAATACCGGCCCAGTAGTGGCTGGTATTGTGGGTATCAAAAAATTTCAATACGACGTATGGGGCGACACCGTAAACACTGCTTCCCGAATGGAAACCAATGGCGTATCGGGCAAGGTGAATATTTCGGAAACCACGTATCATTTAATTAAAGACGACAACCGATTTGTTTTTGAACCACGCGGCAAAATGGACGTAAAAGGAAAAGGCATGATTGATATGTATTTTGTGGGATTGGCATAGGTAATATTTCAATGAAATTACAGAATAATATTCTAAAACAATCGGGCTTGTCAGACAAGCAACTTC
This window contains:
- a CDS encoding tetratricopeptide repeat protein, with the protein product MKILKLAFVALFLSIPFLCQSQTKRLDSLLSVWHSTTKSDSIRISSYQEYLNLKYAQKPDSGLLMIKELEEFATQKNEKYGLANAMMYKATLLDKIGRLDESIELNQKAKKIFIELKDSAKLGLIMLNIGASYSTLGNQKEGLYYAKQALDIYKKTKNSQLVVATNNLATIYHKMGDYNSAIKYYQEALELNKKKNNAKMQASLNINLGGLYTDILNDYAKGLQYFEEGLTISRKNNLKSYEGLCLLNMAVNYDKRKLKDKSKTLLNEAIMCFEKVGDEQKLNYCRGLMADHYIAEKEYNKAKVLLDSIMYFAKETDNEGLIMLTNQSYGIICQNQGKLELAKSHFLLAYQLANKLQEFTSQSELSESLYEVYKQLKDYKNALYYFEESKMYYDSLNQNDVAKKMQQLEFDKKLFADSLKQAHEKQELELLHKQEITKQNRIRNTLIGVGLFALLLAGGFFSRWKYVKHTNEIIASEKERSDNLLLNILPAEVAEELKQKGEAEAQDFNEVTVLFTDFVSFTKKSESMTAQDLVSEINYFFKAFDEISTKYNIEKIKTIGDAYMAAGGLPVPSANSAVNTVLAGLEMQQFVLDYQKKQRSEGKELFEMRAGINTGPVVAGIVGIKKFQYDVWGDTVNTASRMETNGVSGKVNISETTYHLIKDDNRFVFEPRGKMDVKGKGMIDMYFVGLA